One Leptotrichia sp. oral taxon 215 str. W9775 genomic window, TCAGTTCATAATATGCTGCACAACCTATCATTGCTGCATTATCTGTACAATATTCCAATTTTGGGAAGATAACTTTTACATTTTCTTTTTCAGATATTTCCCTGAATTTCTCCCTTAACCTTCCATTTGCAGAAACTCCTCCGGAAACTAATATTGTATTAACTTTCATATTTTTCATTACTTTCAGTACTTTTTCACTTAATACTTCTGATACTATTTCCTGAAGCGATTTAGCCACATTTTCTTTCGATATTGTATTACCTTTCATCTTTTCATTATTTACATAATTTGTTATATAGGTTTTTATCCCGCTGAAACTGAAATTATATTCTTCAACTTTAGGCTTTTTTATTTGCAGTATATCTTTTCCATTCTTGGAAAGCCTGTCTATTTCAGGTCCTCCTGGATATGGCAACCTGAGAACACGTGCTATTTTATCATATGTTTCCCCTACTGCATCGTCTAAAGTTTCTCCTAACAATGTTATTTTTATTTCTTTATCAATTTCATCTATATAGTATAAGTTTGTATGTCCTCCAGAAACAACAAGGGAAACTGCCGGTAACTCTATATCATTTTCAATAAAATTTGAAAATATATGACCATTTATATGATTTATCGGCAATAAAGGAATTTTATTTGCCCAACTGAGGGATTTTGCAAACATTAATCCTACAAGTAAAGAACCTATCAGTCCAGGAGTATTTGTGACCGCTATATAATCAATATCATCTAAACTGCATTTTGCCTGTCTCATAGCTTCTGTAAAAACAGGCATTATATTTTCTATATGATGTCTGGAGGCTATTTCAGGAACTACCCCTCCATATTCCCTATGTATATCAATCTGTGTAGAAATGACATTACTTAATACATTTTTTCCATTTTCAACTACTGCCACTGAAGTTTCATCACATGAAGTTTCAAATGCCAGTATTTTTATGCTTTCCATATTTTTCTCCTTATTTTCTATATTTTTCCATAATTTTGTTAAATACATAATCCACACTTATATTTTTCATGCAATCTTCATATTTTTTTGGAAATTTATCATCCCCATATAATGAATGCGGCGGACAATCAGGATTATTCAGCAAATGTGTCTTTTTTTCAAAAGAGAATAATTTAGGATCAGTAGGTCCGAAAAATACAAACGTCTCACTTCCAACAGCTCTTGCTATGTGAAAAGGTCCCGAGTCATTAACTATAGCTATTTTAGAATATTTTAGAATTATACCGCTTTCCTTGAAGGATATTTTTCCACATAAATCTATTATTCTACCTTCTTCATCAGCTTTCACAACTCCAAAATCTTCTTTTCCTCCTATTACAAATATTTTACTATTTGTATTTTGAAGTATTTTTTTAGACAATTCATCATAAAAAGGCCATTTTTTAGTAAACTTTGATGCTCCAGGAGCCAATACAAAATAATCTACATTTTTTAAATCGTATTTTTTTACAAATTCCTCTTCTTTTCCTTTGTCTATGTAAAATTCTAAAGCGTCACCTTTTCCTGATTCTATATTGTTTCTATCAAAGTATAGGTTAAGTTTTTTCAGTGCAGTAAAATAGCTTTCTACAATAGTACAATCTGCATTGTATGTTATCATCTTAGCTTTTACAAGTAATGTCTTCCACCATTTTCTTTTGTTATATCTTAAATATTCCGTCTTACTGTCTGATAAACTTTTTCCTATTATTCTTGATAAAATTTTGGAATGAAGATCTATAACAAAATCATATTTTTCCTTTTTCAAATTTTCTATTACTTCATTTACGTATTTTTTATCCTTGCTTTTTTTTCTGTCAAATAATATTAAATTTCTAATTTCCGGATTTAGCGAAACCGCTTCTGAAAAACCTTCATAAACTATAAAATCTATTTCTGAATCCGGATATTTTTCTTTTATTTTTCTTATTACAGGAGTTGTTAAAAGAACATCTCCAAAAGAACTAAACCTAATTATCAATATTTTCATTTATTTTCCTCGTCAATTAATTTTTCAAACTTAATTTATAAAACTATGATTTACAAAAATTTGCTTTAACCTTTATCTTTTATTTCCTTAAGTTTCAATTTTGCATCCATTCTACCATTTTTAAGTGCCCTTAAATACCATTTTTGGGCTAATCCCATATCATTGAAATCCTGCTGATATAATTGGGCCAGAAGGTACATTGCTCTGCTTTCATTTAAAGTTGCCGCCTTTTCATACCATTCCGCCGCTTTTTCTTTGTCTTTTCCACCTTTTATTTTATCATAAAAAATCCCTAAATTTAACATGGATTCTATGTTTCCCTGATTTGCTCCAATTAAGTACCATTTCTCTGCTTCTTCATAATTTTTTTTATATTCTTCTGCTTTTCCAATTAAATTTATCCTGTCAACAGCACCTAATTCATAAAGTTTTTTATCAATTTTTTCTGCTTCTTCATAATTCTTTTCATTATGATATTTTTCTGATAAGCTCAGCATTCCAAAAAAATCATTCTTTTCAGAAAGTTTAATCAGTAATTTTTCACTTTCCTCTGAATTTCCTTCTCTCTCATATAACAGGGCCAAATTTTTTATAGCTCCCCTGTTATCATTTTGAACACCTTTTTTATACCATTTTTCCGCTTCTTTATAATCCCCTTTTTTTTCGTAAATATTTCCAAGCCTTGATAAAGGAATCATATAATTTTTTCCCAATGCTTTTTTATACCATTTTTCTGCTTCTTCATAATTCTTTTCTTCTTCATAAAGTCGCCCTAAATCATACATTGAAGAAACTTCTCCACGTTTAGCCGCATTTTCCAGCCATTTTTTTGTATTTTCAGCATCAAATTTATCCATATAATATTCAGCAAGATAAGCTGCCGCCAGTCTTTTATGTTTTTCTATTTTTTCTAGATACGTCTTTGCTTTTTCAGGATTTGAAAATAACATCTTCTGAGCTTCATTAAAAATTATTTCCACATCTGATTTTTCAAGATTTTTATCCTGTTCCATTATTTTTTTTTCTGCCATTTCGCCTTTATTTTCATTCTTTAAAATTTCCTTAATATCAGATAATCTATCTGACGCTTTTATTATTCCATAATCCTTAAGTTTAGTAAACAATTCTTCAGCCTTTACGTATTCTCCTTTTTTTATATATAGTTTTCCCAGTTCATACATATAAGCTGTTCTCTTCTGATTTGAAAGTACCGACAGTTTTTCCTCTCTCTTTACATCATTTTTTTCAATATTGTAAATTTCCGTCAATCTTTCTGTCGCCTGCAACTCTCCCTGTTTTTCTGATTGAAGAAACCATTTTTCCGCTTCACTGTAATTCTTTTTTAACATGTAAATTTTACCTAGTTCGTACATTGCCTTTGTAAATCCCAGCTTTACAGCCTTCTGCATTTTTTCAAGTGACGTGTCAACTTTTCCTTCAGCAAAATCACCCATACCAAGATAATAAGCAGCTTCACCTCTATAATCCTGAATTCTTTCAAACAATGGCTTTGCCTGTACATAGGAATCTTTCATTTTCTCTTTTGCTTCCAGTAAAATTTTATCGATTTCCGCATCACTCAGCTTTTCTTCCTCTATTTTTGCAATCTCATCTTCAACCTGCGGTTCTTTTACAACTTTCTGCGATTGCTTAACCTGATTTTTTTCTATTTCTTTATAAACTATCGTTCCCACAAGAAAGATAAAGCTGGCTACAACCAGGGAAGTTGCTATAAATGTATCCCTTTTCCTGTCCCATTCTCTTTTATTTTTTTCTGTTTCAGACATTCGCCTCAATCCTTTTCATTAGCATTATTTCTATTCAGTCTCTAATATTATTAACCATTAAAATTTCATAATCTTTTGAAACCTGCGTTGCAGTTATCTATTTTTTTCTATAGATTTATATTTTTAAATGTATATATTAATTTATATCCTAAAGAGCACTCTAAGTCAAGCATTTTCACTTAAAAATTATTATTAAAAAAACTGCCTTCAAACAGATATAACCATTAAAAATTTTCTTTCAACTTTTTGATGATTATACACTGTTAAAGACAGGTTTATTACAGTAATATTAAACTATATTATTAAATGTTTCGATAGTCGGAGCTTTTTCACATAATTCAACCAACATTGGAACAATTTTAGTAAAATGTTTAGTAGCATTGTGGATTTCAATAGCTTTTTCTGATTCCCAATGCTCAACAAAAACCAAATGATTATCTTTTTCTCTGTTTTGCTGTAAATTATAGGAAATACATCCTTCTTCCTGACGGCTTTCTTTTACAAGTTCTTTACATAATTCAATAAATTCAGGTACTTTGTCTTCCTTAACTGAAAACTGTGCTAATATGTGAATCATAACTCAACTTCCTTTCTTTTTCCTAAAATAAAATATATTCACTATTGAAACAACCGTGAATACATCTTTAATAATTTATTTAGATGGTGCCTAGAAAAGGATTCGAACCTTCGACCCTGCGGGTATGAACCGCATGCTCTAGCCAACTGAGCTATCTAGGCATTTGGTGGCGGGAGCCGGATTTGAACCAACGACCTTCGGGTTATGAGCCCGACGAGCTACCAGACTGCTCTATCCCGCGACAATATTTTTTAGATAATAGTTTCAAGTGGTGCCTCGGGCCGGACTTGAACCGGCACGGAAAAAAATTCCACAGGATTTTAAGTCCTGTGCGTCTACCGATTTCGCCACCAAGGCACAAAAACTTATTATCTTTAACACGAATTAGATTATATAACAATTGGTTTAATTTGTCAAGTGTTTTTTCAAGTTTTTTTAACTGATTTATTTTTCTGACCTATACATTTCTCTTTTCTGCTTCTTCTAATGACTTATATCCCTTGTGTTTCACTATATTTTCAAGATTTTTTTCTGCCAGATTTTTATTTTCAAATTTACAGTTTTTTATATAGTCGTAATAAAGCTGTAAAGTTTTTTCTGAATATGAAAGAAGTTCTCCCCTTAAATATGTTTCTATCGAAGTATACTCTGGCGTATCAGACTCAGAGTATAATTTTCTTCCTTTATTTGTAATCCCGGGATACTTTTCCATTATTTCCAATTCCCATTCTAAATAAATTTTTACAATTTTTTCGACAATTTCTCCTTTTTGTTCAGATATTACAGGTAAAAATTCTTTTATCCCTTCATATTCTTCAGGTGCACTGTATTTCATCATGTAGGCATATTTTTCCATAACAGGATTTCTATCTCTGTGCCCTGCCAAAATCAAATCATCAAGATAGCTGCGCAATACTGGTAAAGAAAATATTGCCCACTGGCTGCTTCTCATAATGTTAAATTCCTCATAATTATCCTGGCACGAAGCTCTTCCACCTGTATTGTGTACAGACTGAAAAAATTCCCATTCCCTTGCTATAATTTGATGCACTATATTCTGTTTAATTTCCTTTTCTTCATCTTCAATATTTTCTTTCATTCAGCTTACCTCCTAATCAAGCCATGGACTCCAGTTCCTAAGTTTTTCATCTGTTATACTTTTTTGTATTTCCGGACCATAATCAAGTAGAAAATCACTTTTTATAACTTCTATAATTCCCTGTTTTTTCATTTCTGTAATTATATTTGCACATATTTTTTCAATTATTTCTACTTTTCTATATATTTCATCAAATGGAAGTTTTACAAGCTTCCCTATCATTACATGTGTTTCTTCCCCTAAAATTGGCAGTTCTTTCAATCTTCTATGGAACCATTTATAGAAGGGTTTATATACCCTGTTCAATAAATAAATCATATGTACAGCTTCATCTATAAATTCTGTTTCAGCCATTCTTGCTGCAACAATTTCATCCCTTTTCATGCATCTTGGAAAGTTATATTGTCCTGACTGTGCAATTTTCATACATCTTGTGGCTATTTTATTCAGTCGTATATCTTCAGGAAAATATTCAGATAATTTTTTTCTTATTTCAGTAAATTCTCCCAGATTGTCAACAAATACTTTTCCGTTAGTTGCCGCAGCGAGGGCAGTTTCCGGTATGAGTCTCCAGTCATATAGATTTGAAGGATATGTTTCCATTCCTAAAAATTTATAATACCAGTCATTCATATTTAAAACTCCACGTCTATCATTTCCCCAATCACTTATATTTAAAGCCCTGAATCCCATAAATTCCTTTGGAAGAGATTCCAGTACATCAGATAGCTTTCTTCCATGTTTTTCATAATCTTCCTGTGTCAGCCATACACAGCATGAAGGCCCAAAATCATGATCCTGTGATATTTCATCATCATATCCGAAACATTCAGAACCTTCTCCTGCAAGACCTATCGCCATTCTTTCATATAAATCTGAAAAATCCTTTTTCAGAACTGGTAAATATACATTTTTAAAATATAATTCTGACAGTTCCATACCTTTTATTTTATTATTCATTTTTTCCCAATCTTTCCTTTACAATTTCAATATTCTGTAATAAACTCTTATAGTTTCCACTATTTTCTCCAAATGATTTTTTACATATTTCAGCACTTTCTTCAAAATATTTAAGAGCCTTTTCAAATTCTCCCTCATTATAATACTGAATTGCCATATTATTCAGTGATGCAGAATAAAGACCATGTTCTTTTCCAACAGTATTTTCTATTAACTTCAATGATTTAGCCAGCACCTCTTCCGACTTTTCCTTTTCTCCTGTTTTTAAATAGGGAAGTACCATATTGCTGAGGGTTGTGGCATACTGAAGTTTATATTCAGGTAATTTTTCCAGTATTTCCAGACTTTTCTTATGCAAATCAAGCGCATCCTGAAATCTTCCTGTATCCTGATAAAACAGACCAAGATTATTGCATACACTTGCGTAAAGGTAATCATTATGTAAATTGTTCTTCTGATATATCTCCATTGTTTCCAGATAAAGTTCCTCAATTTCATCAAATTTTTTCATAAATCT contains:
- the tsaD gene encoding tRNA (adenosine(37)-N6)-threonylcarbamoyltransferase complex transferase subunit TsaD, which gives rise to MKILAFETSCDETSVAVVENGKNVLSNVISTQIDIHREYGGVVPEIASRHHIENIMPVFTEAMRQAKCSLDDIDYIAVTNTPGLIGSLLVGLMFAKSLSWANKIPLLPINHINGHIFSNFIENDIELPAVSLVVSGGHTNLYYIDEIDKEIKITLLGETLDDAVGETYDKIARVLRLPYPGGPEIDRLSKNGKDILQIKKPKVEEYNFSFSGIKTYITNYVNNEKMKGNTISKENVAKSLQEIVSEVLSEKVLKVMKNMKVNTILVSGGVSANGRLREKFREISEKENVKVIFPKLEYCTDNAAMIGCAAYYELKNKGMYLDNTEDNYKVDAISTKGE
- a CDS encoding glycosyltransferase family 9 protein, producing the protein MKILIIRFSSFGDVLLTTPVIRKIKEKYPDSEIDFIVYEGFSEAVSLNPEIRNLILFDRKKSKDKKYVNEVIENLKKEKYDFVIDLHSKILSRIIGKSLSDSKTEYLRYNKRKWWKTLLVKAKMITYNADCTIVESYFTALKKLNLYFDRNNIESGKGDALEFYIDKGKEEEFVKKYDLKNVDYFVLAPGASKFTKKWPFYDELSKKILQNTNSKIFVIGGKEDFGVVKADEEGRIIDLCGKISFKESGIILKYSKIAIVNDSGPFHIARAVGSETFVFFGPTDPKLFSFEKKTHLLNNPDCPPHSLYGDDKFPKKYEDCMKNISVDYVFNKIMEKYRK
- a CDS encoding tetratricopeptide repeat protein, with amino-acid sequence MSETEKNKREWDRKRDTFIATSLVVASFIFLVGTIVYKEIEKNQVKQSQKVVKEPQVEDEIAKIEEEKLSDAEIDKILLEAKEKMKDSYVQAKPLFERIQDYRGEAAYYLGMGDFAEGKVDTSLEKMQKAVKLGFTKAMYELGKIYMLKKNYSEAEKWFLQSEKQGELQATERLTEIYNIEKNDVKREEKLSVLSNQKRTAYMYELGKLYIKKGEYVKAEELFTKLKDYGIIKASDRLSDIKEILKNENKGEMAEKKIMEQDKNLEKSDVEIIFNEAQKMLFSNPEKAKTYLEKIEKHKRLAAAYLAEYYMDKFDAENTKKWLENAAKRGEVSSMYDLGRLYEEEKNYEEAEKWYKKALGKNYMIPLSRLGNIYEKKGDYKEAEKWYKKGVQNDNRGAIKNLALLYEREGNSEESEKLLIKLSEKNDFFGMLSLSEKYHNEKNYEEAEKIDKKLYELGAVDRINLIGKAEEYKKNYEEAEKWYLIGANQGNIESMLNLGIFYDKIKGGKDKEKAAEWYEKAATLNESRAMYLLAQLYQQDFNDMGLAQKWYLRALKNGRMDAKLKLKEIKDKG
- a CDS encoding putative quinol monooxygenase, translated to MIHILAQFSVKEDKVPEFIELCKELVKESRQEEGCISYNLQQNREKDNHLVFVEHWESEKAIEIHNATKHFTKIVPMLVELCEKAPTIETFNNIV
- a CDS encoding DUF4125 family protein, yielding MKENIEDEEKEIKQNIVHQIIAREWEFFQSVHNTGGRASCQDNYEEFNIMRSSQWAIFSLPVLRSYLDDLILAGHRDRNPVMEKYAYMMKYSAPEEYEGIKEFLPVISEQKGEIVEKIVKIYLEWELEIMEKYPGITNKGRKLYSESDTPEYTSIETYLRGELLSYSEKTLQLYYDYIKNCKFENKNLAEKNLENIVKHKGYKSLEEAEKRNV
- a CDS encoding DUF4037 domain-containing protein; protein product: MNNKIKGMELSELYFKNVYLPVLKKDFSDLYERMAIGLAGEGSECFGYDDEISQDHDFGPSCCVWLTQEDYEKHGRKLSDVLESLPKEFMGFRALNISDWGNDRRGVLNMNDWYYKFLGMETYPSNLYDWRLIPETALAAATNGKVFVDNLGEFTEIRKKLSEYFPEDIRLNKIATRCMKIAQSGQYNFPRCMKRDEIVAARMAETEFIDEAVHMIYLLNRVYKPFYKWFHRRLKELPILGEETHVMIGKLVKLPFDEIYRKVEIIEKICANIITEMKKQGIIEVIKSDFLLDYGPEIQKSITDEKLRNWSPWLD
- a CDS encoding tetratricopeptide repeat protein, translating into MADDKNKDRIYELTKQRNEYMQQGKTLEEVKVLKELAELTEKVYGEESNENIQILNELGGTLKYTGEFEIAVNAIIKAKRIIEKNYGKEIVPYATCNLNLAEVYRFMKKFDEIEELYLETMEIYQKNNLHNDYLYASVCNNLGLFYQDTGRFQDALDLHKKSLEILEKLPEYKLQYATTLSNMVLPYLKTGEKEKSEEVLAKSLKLIENTVGKEHGLYSASLNNMAIQYYNEGEFEKALKYFEESAEICKKSFGENSGNYKSLLQNIEIVKERLGKNE